The proteins below are encoded in one region of Populus alba chromosome 2, ASM523922v2, whole genome shotgun sequence:
- the LOC118062750 gene encoding monothiol glutaredoxin-S6 — MDSVRRLVADRPVVIFSRSTCCMSHSIKTLISSFGANPTVYELDQISNGKQVERALVQQLGCQPSVPAVFIGQEFVGGDKQVMSLQVRNELGPLLRKAGAIWI; from the coding sequence ATGGACAGCGTGAGAAGGTTGGTTGCGGACAGGCCAGTGGTGATTTTTAGCAGGAGCACTTGTTGCATGAGCCACTCCATTAAAACACTTATATCTAGCTTTGGAGCAAATCCTACAGTTTATGAGCTAGATCAAATTTCAAACGGGAAGCAAGTTGAAAGAGCATTAGTGCAGCAGCTAGGATGTCAGCCAAGTGTACCAGCTGTTTTCATAGGCCAAGAGTTTGTTGGTGGTGATAAGCAAGTCATGAGCTTACAGGTCAGGAATGAGCTAGGCCCTTTGCTTAGGAAGGCAGGAGCTATATGGATTTGA
- the LOC118062772 gene encoding monothiol glutaredoxin-S6, which yields MDLVNVMIQGKPVVIFRKSSCCMSHSVESLIRGFGANLTVYELDRITNGQQIERALVQLGFRQSLPAVFIGQQLVGNERQVMSLHVQNQLAPLLIQAGAIWMWNK from the coding sequence ATGGACTTGGTGAATGTAATGATTCAAGGAAAGCCAGTCGTGATTTTCAGGAAGAGTTCTTGCTGCATGAGCCACTCCGTCGAGTCACTTATACGTGGATTTGGAGCAAATCTAACTGTTTATGAGCTCGACAGAATAACAAATGGACAACAAATTGAAAGGGCACTAGTGCAGCTGGGGTTTCGACAGAGCTTACCCGCTGTGTTCATAGGCCAGCAGCTGGTTGGCAATGAAAGGCAGGTGATGAGCCTCCACGTCCAGAACCAGCTAGCACCATTGCTTATACAAGCAGGTGCTATATGGATGTGGAATAAGTAG